The Methanolacinia petrolearia DSM 11571 genome has a segment encoding these proteins:
- a CDS encoding sensor histidine kinase — protein MNTPEDFGVLINLPVGVCAVDTSLNIRFWNRRMELWTGLIMDDVSGRLITELFPHLEADLFLDRLNDSIYRHIPQYFSSSLGLSIIPEDKTYGRPMEQRTSIVPYRRNDGSDEYALLIIEDISDLKKEVEAYRKMKDRAIMALNEQIKAEKEVFEANGEANLYLEVMSHDLNNYNNVVLGYASLLESSKEPNLQKYTKGIILAAERSFQIIQSVSAVRKLKAASSPPVSVPLDNAVLEGIKRYSHVDISYTMTGAKVKAGSLLVEVFANLFGNSLRTGGMDTKIAVVVEDASDRYLIHIDDNGPGLSAEEKDSIVHCSAEKEANENKLRSTGLQLYIVNKLLDRYGSRLTIGESSLKGVTEGSRFSFALKKG, from the coding sequence ATGAATACTCCTGAAGATTTTGGTGTACTGATCAACCTCCCCGTGGGTGTTTGTGCAGTCGATACCAGTTTAAATATCAGGTTCTGGAATCGCCGGATGGAGTTGTGGACAGGTTTAATTATGGATGATGTTTCCGGCAGGTTGATCACGGAGTTATTTCCTCATCTTGAAGCCGATCTGTTCCTGGATAGATTAAATGATTCAATATACCGGCATATCCCCCAATATTTCTCTTCCAGCCTTGGTTTGTCTATAATACCTGAGGACAAAACGTATGGAAGGCCGATGGAGCAGAGAACTTCAATTGTTCCGTACCGGCGCAATGATGGCAGCGATGAATATGCCCTTCTTATTATCGAGGACATCTCCGACCTGAAAAAAGAGGTGGAAGCCTATCGTAAGATGAAAGACCGTGCCATAATGGCTCTTAACGAGCAGATAAAAGCTGAAAAAGAGGTCTTCGAAGCGAATGGAGAGGCAAATCTTTATCTTGAAGTTATGTCGCACGACCTGAATAATTATAACAACGTAGTACTTGGTTATGCATCCCTGCTTGAATCCTCCAAAGAGCCGAATTTACAGAAATATACCAAAGGAATAATCCTTGCCGCCGAGAGGAGTTTTCAGATCATCCAGTCTGTCAGTGCGGTCCGGAAATTGAAGGCTGCCTCATCTCCGCCCGTTTCAGTACCGCTTGATAATGCGGTACTTGAAGGAATAAAACGTTATTCGCATGTCGATATAAGTTACACGATGACCGGGGCAAAGGTTAAAGCCGGCAGTCTCCTTGTAGAGGTATTTGCCAATCTATTCGGGAACAGTTTACGTACCGGCGGAATGGATACAAAAATTGCAGTAGTTGTCGAGGACGCTAGTGACAGATATCTCATACACATCGATGACAATGGTCCCGGATTATCTGCCGAAGAGAAGGATTCGATAGTTCATTGCTCGGCTGAAAAAGAGGCTAATGAGAACAAATTGAGAAGTACGGGGCTTCAGTTGTACATCGTCAACAAACTTCTCGATAGATACGGGTCCCGTCTCACAATCGGCGAATCGTCTCTTAAAGGGGTAACCGAAGGTTCCAGATTCTCATTCGCCCTTAAAAAAGGATAA
- the frhB gene encoding coenzyme F420 hydrogenase subunit beta, translating into MVLGNYKTAVSARAADADILKCSQDGGIVTQLFTYALEEGIIDGAIVAAPGDEPWKPEPVVATTKAELLAARGTKYTISPNMMLIKEATRSYGLDKVGIVGTPCQMQALRKAQLYPMAMRKVPDKIALAIGIFCMENFPYMGLETIVEDHCQTKMESAVKMDIGKGKFSVYTERGALSQIPLAATHKYEQPGCHVCLDYVANLADVSTGSVGSPDGWSTVFVRTKKGEDVWSKAVNAGYFETKDIASVKPGLDLVTKLATGKIDKNKKTLEARATLGVNKGLRNPYI; encoded by the coding sequence ATGGTTCTTGGAAATTACAAGACAGCAGTCTCGGCACGTGCAGCAGATGCTGATATCCTTAAGTGCTCACAGGACGGAGGAATTGTAACACAGCTCTTTACATATGCACTCGAAGAGGGCATTATCGACGGAGCTATCGTAGCAGCCCCCGGAGACGAGCCCTGGAAGCCCGAGCCTGTCGTTGCAACAACGAAGGCAGAGCTTCTTGCAGCACGCGGCACAAAATACACGATCAGCCCGAACATGATGCTGATCAAGGAAGCAACCCGTTCATACGGTCTCGACAAAGTCGGTATCGTTGGAACACCGTGCCAGATGCAGGCACTCAGAAAGGCACAGCTCTATCCTATGGCAATGCGTAAGGTACCCGACAAGATTGCTCTTGCAATCGGTATCTTCTGTATGGAGAACTTCCCGTACATGGGTCTTGAGACAATCGTCGAGGACCATTGCCAGACAAAGATGGAGTCTGCAGTCAAGATGGACATCGGAAAGGGCAAATTCTCGGTATACACCGAGCGCGGAGCGCTTTCACAGATTCCGCTCGCTGCAACACACAAGTACGAGCAGCCCGGATGCCACGTATGTCTTGACTACGTAGCAAATCTTGCTGATGTATCAACAGGTTCAGTCGGCAGCCCCGACGGATGGAGCACAGTCTTTGTCCGCACAAAGAAGGGAGAGGACGTCTGGTCCAAGGCAGTTAACGCCGGATACTTCGAGACAAAGGATATTGCAAGCGTCAAGCCCGGTCTCGACCTTGTCACGAAACTTGCAACAGGCAAGATCGACAAGAACAAGAAGACCCTTGAAGCGCGTGCAACCCTTGGAGTCAACAAGGGTCTGCGCAACCCATACATCTAA
- a CDS encoding AI-2E family transporter, which translates to MQRLPDFGLLLIYFIILIVAVSAIAVFSTLIGVLIVAAAFAIVLMPAQRYLGLKMRAGISAAIITTLVAVFIVVAFYVTAVVIINDSGFFLNMIESITAWLNSLLFNIKAEEISGTFAVSSDVFLEILEKTEDWSLELLSMAPQIIMKTFILFLSMYLFLVLGDNIHLDFISIMPRSVMPSIKIFEKSIVDMLYAVFNVHIVVAFIVFIASFPVFYILGYDHILFFAVLSTVLALIPVLGPVVMIAFLALYAISISDWQGLIIIIAIAWPLLCAIPDWWIRPFLMGKRTKISGVIMFIAFFGGIMAMGVVGFIIGPVIVALVIACYRIIIAGHVIPADPVPRDSGS; encoded by the coding sequence ATGCAGAGACTGCCTGATTTTGGATTATTGCTGATCTATTTTATTATTCTGATTGTGGCAGTATCTGCGATTGCGGTTTTTTCGACCCTGATTGGAGTACTGATTGTTGCTGCAGCCTTTGCAATTGTCCTGATGCCTGCACAAAGATACCTCGGACTGAAGATGAGGGCCGGGATTTCTGCTGCAATTATCACTACTCTGGTTGCGGTATTTATAGTTGTGGCGTTTTATGTCACTGCTGTTGTAATAATCAATGATTCCGGCTTTTTCCTCAACATGATCGAATCAATAACTGCATGGCTGAACTCCCTTCTTTTTAACATCAAAGCAGAAGAAATCTCAGGAACATTTGCCGTATCTTCTGATGTTTTTCTCGAGATCCTTGAAAAAACCGAAGACTGGTCGCTGGAACTGCTGTCCATGGCACCCCAGATTATAATGAAGACGTTTATTCTTTTCCTTTCAATGTATCTCTTTCTTGTATTAGGGGATAATATCCACTTGGATTTTATATCTATAATGCCGCGTTCAGTGATGCCGTCTATAAAAATCTTTGAAAAGTCGATAGTCGATATGCTTTATGCGGTGTTTAATGTTCATATTGTGGTCGCCTTTATAGTATTCATAGCCTCATTTCCTGTATTCTACATCCTCGGCTATGATCATATCCTTTTCTTCGCAGTCCTTTCCACTGTACTCGCTCTTATTCCTGTGCTGGGGCCCGTGGTTATGATCGCCTTCCTCGCCCTGTATGCGATCTCTATCTCGGACTGGCAGGGCCTGATAATTATTATAGCCATTGCATGGCCTCTGCTTTGTGCTATTCCCGACTGGTGGATCAGGCCGTTCTTGATGGGAAAACGCACGAAAATAAGTGGTGTTATCATGTTCATTGCCTTCTTCGGTGGAATAATGGCTATGGGCGTGGTAGGTTTTATCATAGGGCCTGTGATCGTGGCGCTGGTTATTGCATGCTACAGGATAATTATTGCAGGTCATGTCATTCCTGCAGATCCGGTTCCCCGTGATTCCGGCAGTTGA
- a CDS encoding PAS domain S-box protein, which yields MIKVLHVDDEPALVEITKGFLEKSGEFEVTTFTSAVDAIKDLETTSYDVLISDYEMPALDGIEFLKRLRGKGIDTPFIIFSGRGREDVLIEAINNGADFYLQKGGKPKAQFAELENMIRQSVSRKMAEKELKKSEERYRAVVESQTELICRFLPNGTIIFANDAFCNYYGIAYDALIGHKLNHDVPEEEIPSLKRHFSDLTPDDPVGDVEHRVILPNGEVRWQQWSDRAIFDDSGKLSEFQSVGRDVTQQKLMQIDLQEKVNYVQALMDTMPAPVFYRDTKGIYHDCNRAFEEFVGLPKEKIKGMTIHEFFDKDFADHYAMRDQEIVRNPHIQQYEYAANNSRGEIIDVLFSKTARFAADGTVDGIVGVIVDISDRKKMERELKKEFNYVQALMDTMPAPVFYRDTKGIYHDCNRAFEELVGLSKAEIIGKTIHDFFEKDLADHYAMMDQKIVDNPHVQLYEYEINNAKGERSDVLFSKTARFAADGTVDGIVGVIMDISERKKMERELIEEVNFVQALKDTIPAPVFYRDVNGIYHDCNLAFEELVGLSRDEIIGKTIHDFFNKDLADVYTLKDQEIIQNPHVQQYEYAINNSKGEIIDVLFSKTALFKADGSVAGVVGVILDISNRKQMEKQLRESEIKLRTLADFTYDLESWMSPEKEYIYISPSCKRITGYPAEDFYNSPMETLQKIVHPDDWPRVYNHYNTMSEDMRNIIQFDFRIITKDGEMKWISHNCQPVYDSDGKWAGRREAKRDITFRKKIEEELSKANAKLNLLSSVTRHDVLNQVTALYGYTELARELYDGNEGFNDILTKMEGLMGTIERQISFTKDYQEIGIDTPLWQHLGETIKNAAIMLSMNDISIDIETGDYEIFADPLFNKVVYNLIENSLRHGGEGISEVRFSVEEKDDRFIFVYEDNGKGISYENKEKVLIKGFGENTGYGLFLTENILSITGMKIHECGVPGEGVRFEIDVPKDRIRKAILS from the coding sequence GTGATCAAGGTACTTCATGTCGACGACGAGCCCGCACTTGTTGAAATAACAAAGGGTTTCCTGGAGAAAAGCGGTGAATTTGAGGTTACTACCTTTACCTCTGCGGTTGATGCAATCAAAGATCTTGAAACTACATCGTATGATGTCCTTATATCCGATTATGAGATGCCCGCTCTTGACGGGATCGAATTTTTAAAGCGTCTGAGAGGAAAAGGAATTGATACTCCTTTTATTATCTTCAGCGGCCGGGGACGTGAGGATGTCCTGATAGAGGCCATTAACAACGGTGCTGATTTTTATCTGCAGAAGGGAGGAAAACCGAAGGCCCAGTTTGCAGAACTTGAAAACATGATCCGGCAGTCTGTCAGCAGGAAGATGGCCGAGAAGGAGCTTAAAAAGAGCGAAGAGCGCTATCGTGCCGTTGTCGAAAGCCAGACGGAACTGATCTGCCGTTTTCTTCCGAACGGAACAATAATCTTTGCAAATGATGCCTTCTGCAATTATTATGGTATTGCATATGATGCACTTATAGGGCATAAACTCAATCACGATGTTCCTGAGGAAGAGATTCCTTCCTTAAAAAGGCATTTTTCAGATCTGACTCCTGATGATCCGGTAGGGGATGTTGAGCACAGGGTTATTCTTCCCAATGGCGAGGTTCGCTGGCAGCAGTGGAGTGACCGGGCGATCTTTGATGATTCCGGAAAACTCAGTGAATTCCAGTCAGTCGGGAGGGATGTCACCCAGCAGAAGCTAATGCAGATCGATCTTCAGGAGAAGGTGAATTATGTCCAGGCTTTAATGGACACTATGCCTGCTCCGGTCTTTTATCGTGATACCAAAGGCATTTATCACGACTGTAATCGTGCCTTTGAGGAGTTTGTTGGCCTCCCAAAGGAAAAGATCAAAGGAATGACGATCCATGAATTTTTCGACAAGGATTTTGCAGATCATTATGCAATGCGTGATCAGGAGATCGTCCGGAATCCCCATATACAGCAGTATGAGTATGCTGCAAATAACAGCAGAGGAGAGATAATCGACGTTCTGTTCTCGAAGACCGCAAGGTTCGCTGCTGATGGTACTGTCGACGGTATAGTGGGTGTGATTGTAGATATCAGTGATCGGAAGAAGATGGAGAGAGAGCTCAAAAAAGAGTTCAACTATGTCCAGGCCTTAATGGACACTATGCCTGCCCCTGTCTTTTACCGTGACACCAAAGGCATTTATCACGACTGCAATCGTGCCTTTGAGGAGCTTGTCGGTCTCTCCAAGGCTGAGATTATCGGCAAGACTATTCATGACTTTTTTGAAAAGGATCTTGCCGATCATTATGCAATGATGGATCAGAAGATCGTCGATAACCCGCACGTCCAGCTTTATGAGTATGAAATAAACAATGCCAAAGGTGAGAGATCCGATGTCCTCTTCTCGAAGACCGCAAGGTTCGCCGCTGATGGTACTGTCGACGGTATAGTGGGCGTCATCATGGATATCAGCGAACGGAAGAAGATGGAGCGTGAGCTGATAGAGGAAGTAAACTTCGTTCAGGCATTGAAGGATACCATCCCCGCTCCGGTCTTCTACCGCGACGTCAATGGTATATATCATGACTGCAATCTTGCTTTCGAAGAGCTGGTAGGGCTTTCCAGGGATGAGATTATCGGCAAAACCATCCATGATTTCTTCAACAAGGATCTTGCGGATGTGTATACGCTAAAGGACCAGGAGATCATCCAGAATCCGCATGTCCAGCAGTATGAATACGCGATCAACAACTCCAAGGGCGAGATAATCGACGTACTGTTCTCCAAGACTGCTCTTTTTAAGGCTGACGGAAGCGTTGCGGGTGTGGTAGGTGTCATTCTTGATATCAGCAACCGCAAACAGATGGAGAAGCAGTTGAGGGAAAGCGAGATAAAGCTCAGAACTCTTGCGGATTTCACATATGATCTGGAGTCGTGGATGAGCCCTGAAAAGGAATATATCTATATCTCCCCGTCATGCAAGAGAATCACGGGATATCCTGCAGAGGATTTCTATAACTCCCCCATGGAGACGCTTCAAAAGATTGTTCATCCCGACGACTGGCCGCGTGTTTATAATCATTACAATACTATGAGCGAGGACATGCGTAATATCATCCAGTTCGATTTCAGGATTATCACCAAAGACGGTGAAATGAAATGGATATCGCATAATTGCCAGCCTGTTTATGATTCGGATGGCAAGTGGGCCGGGAGGCGTGAAGCCAAGAGGGACATCACCTTCAGGAAAAAGATCGAGGAGGAGCTCTCGAAGGCCAATGCGAAGTTGAACCTCCTGTCAAGTGTCACCCGGCATGATGTCTTAAACCAGGTTACGGCTCTTTATGGGTATACCGAACTTGCCCGTGAACTTTATGACGGCAACGAAGGTTTCAACGATATACTTACAAAGATGGAGGGCCTGATGGGAACGATAGAACGCCAGATCTCGTTCACGAAGGACTACCAGGAGATCGGGATCGATACACCTTTATGGCAGCATCTCGGCGAGACGATCAAGAATGCGGCAATAATGCTGAGCATGAATGATATCAGCATCGATATTGAAACAGGGGATTACGAGATCTTTGCAGATCCCCTCTTCAATAAGGTGGTGTACAACCTTATCGAAAATTCGCTGAGGCATGGCGGGGAAGGGATTTCCGAGGTCCGCTTCTCTGTCGAGGAGAAGGATGACCGCTTCATCTTCGTATACGAAGACAATGGCAAAGGAATATCCTACGAGAATAAAGAGAAGGTTCTGATAAAGGGGTTCGGCGAAAACACCGGTTATGGTCTGTTCCTGACCGAAAATATCCTTTCTATTACCGGCATGAAGATCCATGAATGCGGAGTTCCCGGTGAGGGCGTAAGGTTCGAGATCGACGTCCCGAAAGACCGGATAAGGAAAGCGATCTTAAGCTAA
- the frhD gene encoding coenzyme F420-reducing hydrogenase, FrhD protein: MSDWYAENMIVGCGNPLQTDDGFGPAVIAELKKLSLPDNVKVLDAGLAGPHYLFTLMAQSDIPVKKMVILDIMNFGGEPGEITRVTPDVLSPGAYTDPHSWGLREPLQILAEKTDIVIFGCQPESIDISQMDNEADEAEFWVTESVRKAIPKAMRLALAEVGVDYGTTIASQGNLQRERAGS, encoded by the coding sequence ATGTCTGACTGGTATGCCGAGAATATGATTGTCGGGTGCGGAAACCCGCTCCAGACTGATGACGGTTTCGGGCCGGCCGTAATAGCCGAACTTAAAAAACTCTCTCTGCCCGACAATGTGAAAGTCTTGGATGCAGGACTCGCAGGTCCGCATTATCTGTTTACGCTTATGGCGCAATCGGATATTCCCGTAAAAAAGATGGTAATACTGGATATTATGAACTTTGGAGGAGAACCCGGAGAGATCACGAGAGTGACACCTGATGTTTTGTCACCAGGTGCCTATACTGATCCTCATTCATGGGGTCTTCGCGAACCGTTGCAGATTCTTGCGGAAAAGACGGATATTGTAATATTCGGATGCCAGCCGGAGAGCATTGACATATCCCAGATGGATAATGAGGCTGATGAAGCTGAATTCTGGGTCACTGAAAGCGTTAGAAAGGCCATTCCGAAGGCGATGCGCCTTGCGCTTGCCGAAGTAGGGGTGGATTATGGGACTACTATCGCGTCTCAAGGAAATCTTCAAAGGGAAAGAGCAGGAAGCTGA
- a CDS encoding chemotaxis protein CheC translates to MMSYAITERDIDAFRELINIGLGRSAGILNKITRSHVTLSIPDVKIIPIGRLDEIHNCDTEGELATVSLDYSGSFSGRTAVVFPQDSGAKLAMAVTGESEGSPELDAMKVEVLKEVGNILVSGVMGSISNVLRTSLSYSIPVYSESGIEDLIRSCKKFAEEFVIIGRANFIIRDLEISGNIIMILEMGSLERLLDGVRNVHG, encoded by the coding sequence ATGATGAGTTATGCGATCACAGAGCGGGATATCGATGCATTCCGTGAACTGATAAATATCGGATTAGGACGTTCTGCCGGAATACTGAATAAAATTACCAGATCACATGTCACGCTCAGCATTCCTGATGTAAAAATAATACCTATTGGCAGGCTGGATGAAATTCATAATTGTGATACGGAAGGGGAACTTGCTACTGTAAGCCTTGATTATTCGGGGTCTTTCTCAGGAAGAACTGCTGTTGTTTTCCCCCAGGACAGCGGTGCAAAACTTGCAATGGCTGTTACCGGGGAGAGCGAGGGCTCTCCTGAGCTCGATGCTATGAAAGTTGAAGTTTTAAAGGAAGTTGGAAATATACTCGTAAGTGGTGTGATGGGATCGATCAGCAACGTCCTGAGGACCAGTTTGTCTTATTCGATTCCTGTCTACAGCGAGTCCGGGATTGAGGATCTCATCAGGAGCTGCAAAAAATTCGCTGAAGAGTTTGTCATAATCGGGCGTGCGAATTTTATAATCAGGGATCTTGAGATATCCGGGAATATTATTATGATCCTCGAGATGGGCTCCCTGGAACGCCTGCTTGACGGTGTGCGGAATGTCCATGGCTGA
- a CDS encoding archaellin/type IV pilin N-terminal domain-containing protein: MGIGVHHGSEGFTGLEAALVLVAFIVVAAVFSYVILGAGFFSVQKSQQVIYSAVEESSSPLILENPIYGLKNESSGKISSLVMTIGKKYGTGNPLDISKITVIWSDEDNVVTIPKSDPLYSDNPASGTWGITDKQGDPEFPLYLESGEYATLAISLSPENEISGKKSFSFELITTGNTLSFSSIVPQKIDTVTTLYQNG, encoded by the coding sequence ATGGGGATTGGTGTTCATCATGGTAGTGAGGGTTTTACCGGCCTGGAAGCTGCTCTGGTTCTTGTGGCTTTCATCGTAGTTGCAGCCGTGTTTTCATATGTCATACTGGGTGCAGGTTTTTTTTCAGTTCAAAAGTCGCAGCAGGTTATATACTCTGCAGTAGAAGAATCCTCGTCGCCTTTAATCCTTGAAAATCCAATTTATGGCCTTAAAAACGAAAGCTCAGGGAAAATAAGTTCTCTTGTAATGACTATAGGTAAGAAATACGGCACTGGTAATCCTCTTGACATATCCAAAATTACCGTTATATGGTCGGACGAAGATAATGTTGTAACCATACCCAAATCAGATCCGCTTTATTCCGATAATCCGGCATCCGGCACATGGGGAATAACCGATAAGCAGGGTGATCCTGAATTCCCTTTATATCTTGAGAGCGGTGAGTACGCAACTCTTGCAATCAGCCTGTCCCCTGAAAATGAAATTTCCGGAAAGAAATCTTTTTCATTTGAGCTTATAACGACCGGCAATACCCTCTCTTTCAGCAGCATCGTGCCACAGAAGATAGATACGGTTACAACTCTTTATCAAAATGGCTGA
- a CDS encoding response regulator, with translation MMRILVTDDSAFQRNIIISILKDYGYEYIEAANGVEAIEAALNHRPNLILLDIYMPDSGGFDFLEEAGRLELGIPVVILTSDIQDTTREKCLELGASGFLNKPVVKDDLLEKISDLVHVG, from the coding sequence ATGATGAGGATTCTTGTAACCGATGATTCTGCCTTTCAGAGGAATATTATTATATCGATATTGAAGGATTATGGGTATGAATACATAGAGGCCGCAAACGGAGTTGAGGCGATCGAGGCTGCCTTGAATCACAGGCCAAATCTGATTCTTCTGGATATCTATATGCCTGATTCAGGAGGATTTGATTTTCTGGAGGAAGCAGGCAGACTGGAACTGGGCATTCCCGTAGTTATCCTGACTTCCGATATACAGGATACGACCCGGGAGAAATGCCTTGAACTCGGAGCATCAGGATTTCTTAACAAACCGGTCGTGAAGGATGACCTTCTCGAAAAAATTTCAGACCTTGTTCATGTGGGATGA
- a CDS encoding DUF2124 domain-containing protein, which translates to MEKIESLRGVPGMLRPFKEFIKSLELNEKDQIVFYGCPGTCTPFVELLGYAVRDLGCKIVFVPFLDENKAVVLENKENVGLQALGKPEKIDPSLVVVMGGLAMPNVPVSADDVKKTTSRYTSRIAGICFMSMFEKEKWTDTLNFDLIIDAKIDPVDIWKN; encoded by the coding sequence ATGGAGAAAATCGAGTCACTCAGAGGCGTTCCCGGAATGCTCAGGCCATTCAAGGAATTTATAAAATCGCTTGAATTGAATGAAAAAGACCAGATTGTATTTTACGGGTGCCCCGGTACATGTACGCCTTTTGTAGAGCTTCTTGGTTATGCAGTAAGAGATCTCGGATGCAAAATTGTTTTTGTACCCTTTCTTGACGAAAATAAAGCTGTTGTACTTGAAAACAAAGAAAATGTGGGCCTGCAGGCTCTTGGTAAACCTGAAAAGATCGATCCTTCGCTTGTCGTGGTTATGGGCGGCCTCGCCATGCCCAATGTCCCGGTCTCAGCTGATGATGTAAAGAAGACAACCAGCAGGTATACTTCAAGGATCGCCGGAATCTGTTTCATGAGCATGTTCGAAAAAGAGAAATGGACGGATACTCTCAACTTTGATCTGATTATCGATGCAAAGATCGACCCAGTCGACATCTGGAAAAATTAA
- the frhG gene encoding coenzyme F420 hydrogenase subunit gamma, producing MVNKITVGHVHMSGCTGCLVSLADNYEGLFKILDDYADLVYCLTLADVRHIPEMDVALVEGSVCLQDECSVREIKETREKAKVVVALGGCAAYGNITRFCRGGQWNQPQHESFVPIGDLIDVDVYLPSCPPGAEAIRNVCVMAYLLLQGTDEQKALAAAYLTPLMNLAKRGTEACGCDLMYDIINQGLCMGCGTCAASCPVRAITMEYGRPNIDREMCIKCGACYAQCPRSEFSFDVINQFEGIMEAIDGAMGKGGE from the coding sequence GTGGTAAACAAAATTACCGTTGGACACGTTCACATGTCCGGATGTACCGGATGTCTTGTGTCACTTGCAGATAACTATGAAGGGCTGTTCAAGATTCTCGATGACTACGCAGATCTTGTATACTGTCTTACACTCGCTGATGTAAGGCACATCCCGGAAATGGATGTAGCCCTTGTAGAGGGATCTGTATGTCTTCAGGACGAGTGCTCGGTCCGTGAGATTAAAGAAACCAGGGAGAAGGCAAAAGTTGTCGTCGCCCTCGGTGGATGTGCAGCATATGGAAACATTACAAGATTCTGCCGCGGCGGTCAGTGGAACCAGCCCCAGCACGAATCGTTTGTGCCGATCGGCGATCTGATCGACGTGGATGTATATCTCCCGTCCTGCCCACCCGGAGCAGAAGCAATCAGAAACGTCTGTGTCATGGCATACCTGCTTCTTCAGGGAACTGACGAACAGAAGGCTCTTGCGGCAGCGTACCTTACGCCGCTCATGAACCTTGCAAAGCGCGGAACAGAGGCCTGCGGATGCGACCTCATGTATGATATCATCAACCAGGGTCTCTGCATGGGTTGCGGTACATGTGCAGCATCATGCCCTGTCCGTGCCATCACGATGGAATACGGAAGGCCCAACATCGACCGTGAGATGTGCATCAAATGCGGTGCATGTTACGCACAGTGCCCACGCAGCGAATTCAGCTTCGATGTAATCAACCAGTTTGAAGGCATCATGGAAGCAATTGACGGTGCAATGGGAAAGGGAGGTGAGTAA